A region from the Parabacteroides sp. FAFU027 genome encodes:
- a CDS encoding carboxypeptidase-like regulatory domain-containing protein, producing the protein MNNKKLAKFKMLRNLIIFFHENSAIIEKLPNFNEFLADLESAVALITENDEEKGKVPKVTEQKTILHDALITITVDHANKLHALARFLKDQGLMSDSKIYQTDLSAISALELVKRSNNLHGLINNNLSQSAPYLLTEESQTKLRTAIDAFNGSIPQSRQAQLKTKECSMLEDQGFELAENTLEEMDALAEIIRLSDPIFYSKYKNARKTIEITYSTLKAQGTITDLATGKPIPGAILTFRLQGSTDVVLEKETAAKGGFMIKSLDDAIYEVTIEKIGFKTQTITVTISWDEPCNLDVKMERV; encoded by the coding sequence ATGAACAACAAAAAGCTAGCAAAATTCAAGATGCTTCGCAACTTGATTATCTTCTTTCATGAAAACAGTGCTATAATAGAAAAACTGCCAAACTTCAATGAATTTCTGGCCGATCTGGAGAGTGCGGTTGCCCTAATCACAGAGAACGATGAAGAAAAAGGGAAAGTCCCTAAAGTAACCGAACAGAAAACAATCCTGCATGACGCATTGATTACCATCACGGTCGATCACGCCAACAAACTGCATGCACTGGCCCGGTTCCTCAAAGATCAGGGTCTGATGTCAGACTCTAAGATCTATCAAACAGACCTCAGCGCCATCAGCGCTCTGGAGTTGGTGAAAAGATCAAACAACCTCCATGGACTGATCAATAACAACCTGTCCCAGTCAGCTCCTTACCTGCTGACCGAAGAGTCACAAACTAAATTGAGAACGGCCATTGATGCCTTCAACGGCTCTATACCGCAATCCCGCCAGGCGCAACTCAAAACCAAAGAGTGCTCCATGCTGGAAGATCAGGGCTTCGAACTGGCTGAAAATACCCTCGAAGAGATGGATGCACTGGCTGAGATCATCCGCCTCTCCGATCCTATCTTCTACAGCAAATACAAAAACGCCCGCAAAACCATCGAGATCACCTACAGCACCCTGAAAGCACAGGGTACAATAACAGACCTCGCTACCGGAAAACCTATCCCCGGCGCCATCCTGACCTTCCGCCTGCAAGGCTCCACCGATGTGGTGCTGGAAAAAGAGACGGCGGCCAAAGGTGGTTTTATGATCAAGTCGCTCGACGATGCCATCTACGAGGTGACCATCGAAAAGATTGGCTTCAAAACTCAAACCATCACCGTCACCATCAGCTGGGATGAACCATGTAATCTGGATGTGAAGATGGAGAGGGTGTGA
- a CDS encoding peroxiredoxin, with amino-acid sequence MEQVQFSMPRIGDPAPAFEARSTEGKIKFPEDFKGKWVILFSHPADFTPVCTSEFVVIASQLKDFEELNCKLIGLSVDGLFSHIAWLRTIKEKIHYKGITETDFSFPLIEDVTMAVAQKYGMMQPGESDTKTVRAVFIIDPNSKIRTIVYYPMSVGRNIDEIKRVLIALQATDALGIGAPANWQPGDDMIMAPAESCEIAEVNMESIDKDSSAKCFDWFFCTKAISKEFIMKTIKEWHKIAYK; translated from the coding sequence ATGGAACAAGTACAATTTTCTATGCCACGCATTGGCGATCCGGCGCCTGCATTCGAAGCACGCTCTACAGAAGGAAAAATCAAATTTCCGGAAGATTTTAAGGGGAAATGGGTAATCCTATTCAGCCATCCTGCCGATTTCACCCCGGTGTGCACCTCTGAATTTGTCGTGATTGCTTCGCAACTGAAAGATTTTGAAGAATTGAATTGCAAACTGATCGGACTCTCGGTGGACGGACTCTTCAGCCACATCGCCTGGCTGCGTACCATCAAGGAGAAGATCCACTACAAAGGCATTACCGAAACCGACTTTTCCTTCCCGCTGATCGAGGATGTGACCATGGCTGTTGCACAAAAATACGGCATGATGCAACCGGGCGAGAGTGACACCAAAACCGTCCGTGCGGTATTCATCATCGACCCCAACAGCAAGATCCGGACAATCGTCTATTACCCTATGTCTGTCGGACGGAATATAGACGAAATCAAACGGGTACTGATCGCCCTCCAGGCCACGGATGCTCTGGGCATAGGCGCTCCGGCCAACTGGCAACCGGGCGACGATATGATCATGGCTCCGGCCGAATCCTGTGAAATTGCAGAGGTGAATATGGAATCTATCGACAAGGATTCATCGGCGAAATGCTTCGACTGGTTCTTCTGCACCAAAGCCATTTCCAAAGAGTTTATCATGAAAACGATAAAAGAGTGGCATAAGATTGCCTACAAATAA
- a CDS encoding DUF6563 family protein has translation MKKISAVIISMIICGNLPAQKVANGGYNSYEEYKNNKPTYADSFIVKKRTTGDIKAWGGNDFKVEYLSESVTKKMIKKEIWGISKNDTLYLNAEPLSGLYWYARVEIVGKYCFVRPAFPINGKLQKQYGLNDPQFGYMFGALGGALQAMQTAVKRIPVIYCPETGNKMLLCETNLAKLMENNTGLLAEFNAETDKKNEEVLLKYLKKLNDVDKR, from the coding sequence ATGAAGAAAATATCAGCCGTTATCATCAGTATGATTATCTGTGGAAACCTACCAGCACAAAAAGTTGCAAATGGAGGATATAACAGTTATGAAGAATACAAAAACAATAAGCCAACTTATGCAGATTCCTTTATCGTAAAAAAACGGACAACCGGAGACATCAAAGCATGGGGAGGTAATGACTTTAAGGTAGAGTACCTAAGCGAGAGCGTCACCAAGAAAATGATAAAAAAGGAAATTTGGGGAATTAGCAAAAATGACACATTGTATTTGAATGCAGAACCACTATCGGGACTCTACTGGTATGCCAGAGTTGAAATTGTTGGCAAGTATTGTTTTGTACGTCCAGCATTTCCCATCAATGGAAAACTTCAGAAACAATATGGATTAAATGATCCTCAGTTCGGGTATATGTTCGGGGCTTTGGGAGGAGCACTGCAAGCTATGCAGACAGCCGTAAAAAGGATTCCTGTAATATATTGCCCTGAAACCGGAAATAAAATGTTGTTGTGCGAAACTAATCTGGCCAAACTTATGGAGAATAATACCGGGCTTTTAGCTGAATTCAATGCTGAAACCGACAAAAAAAATGAAGAGGTATTATTGAAGTATCTGAAAAAGCTCAATGATGTTGACAAAAGATAG
- a CDS encoding coiled-coil domain-containing protein: MQSKNNLALIATLYNNHSANLYSDIYFPIINFGIATISKNQFDPEKYYDIEFLQSAIDQDFGIKIPLIVLKQALKALVSQQKDITLKLFENGEKFQIIKKWDVYIDTSIDERLSLVMNNFNELDESFRIFIGKNKISTDKSFLEFFSENTNDIFKYLDHLEAIPSINENYYHIANFLIEIKDTNKHLFNLANNTFWASVISAFLKREVDLNIKPEKTIYYYLDSSLVMAILDLDSEINAVYGAELLSVILAAGHIPCVHPLTIKEIDGILQSVERSGPNHGSAIENAYYRRQLNPVEILKIRNSLHKLLSGIKIQVIENTSSTALDEICNRYKNKQAVNSLKQTRGYSNGSIRDIHDIFMCDFIIKKRGDVHEIEKINSSFVSLNSDLIAFIKREYNEKFSPIIHPSNIISDLWLHDPKCTLIKENGLTEMMTRCIALNNTDVRRKLRQLAKYIETDNLSENDYVSVYNSLINRSQKVLKKFASIEDNNKIESDQSRSIVAEIIQVSKIEEEDRIKHIKSIHDQNAAIVNQNKILIAEIESFKKTIADKIESQNIVEQQNTNKEAEIVKLKQEQKRLLQLTNRSKEIDSTINSLERKKESSISMIKYWILLFTEIGAISLFLFSMILYVIKTDNLQKDYVAIFSTLPGIVSLGAFSISILLFILKFRDSTILSFKIKYQSIKEEQIKYWLSNNPNYSELIEERKNIDSKIKSYE; the protein is encoded by the coding sequence ATGCAAAGCAAAAACAACCTAGCTTTAATAGCAACCTTATACAACAACCACAGTGCTAATCTATACAGTGACATCTACTTCCCAATCATCAATTTTGGCATCGCAACAATCTCTAAAAACCAATTTGATCCTGAGAAGTATTATGATATTGAATTTTTGCAGTCCGCAATTGACCAAGATTTTGGTATTAAAATCCCACTCATCGTTTTAAAACAAGCATTAAAGGCTCTAGTTTCACAACAAAAAGACATTACACTGAAGCTTTTTGAAAATGGGGAGAAGTTTCAGATAATAAAAAAGTGGGATGTATATATTGACACATCCATTGACGAACGATTATCTTTAGTAATGAATAATTTCAATGAATTAGATGAATCATTCCGAATATTTATAGGGAAAAATAAAATATCCACAGATAAATCTTTTCTTGAATTCTTTTCAGAGAACACAAATGATATCTTTAAATACTTAGACCACTTAGAAGCTATACCTTCGATTAACGAGAATTATTACCACATTGCAAATTTTCTAATTGAGATCAAAGACACCAATAAACACCTATTTAATCTTGCAAATAACACATTCTGGGCTTCCGTAATTTCAGCTTTTTTAAAAAGAGAAGTAGACTTAAATATAAAACCAGAGAAGACTATTTATTATTACCTTGACTCTTCTTTGGTTATGGCAATACTTGATCTTGACAGCGAAATTAATGCTGTTTATGGTGCAGAACTTCTGAGTGTAATTCTTGCTGCTGGACATATTCCGTGTGTACATCCATTAACAATTAAAGAAATTGATGGTATATTACAATCTGTTGAAAGATCAGGCCCAAATCATGGCTCTGCTATTGAAAATGCATACTACAGAAGACAATTAAACCCTGTTGAAATTCTAAAGATTAGGAATTCGCTTCATAAACTTCTTAGTGGCATTAAAATTCAGGTAATTGAAAACACCTCCTCTACTGCGCTAGACGAAATATGCAATAGATATAAAAATAAACAAGCAGTAAATTCACTAAAACAAACCAGAGGGTATTCAAATGGAAGCATAAGAGACATCCATGACATTTTTATGTGTGATTTCATTATTAAAAAAAGAGGGGATGTACATGAGATTGAAAAAATCAATTCTTCTTTCGTTTCCCTAAATTCAGACTTGATTGCATTTATAAAACGAGAGTACAATGAAAAGTTTTCACCAATAATACATCCATCAAATATCATTTCTGATTTATGGCTACATGATCCTAAATGCACATTAATTAAAGAAAATGGATTGACAGAGATGATGACTAGATGCATTGCTTTGAACAACACTGACGTTAGAAGAAAGCTAAGACAATTGGCGAAATACATCGAAACGGACAACCTTTCAGAAAATGATTATGTTTCAGTATATAATTCTCTTATAAATCGCTCTCAAAAAGTCTTAAAGAAATTTGCCAGTATTGAGGATAATAATAAGATCGAAAGTGATCAGTCTCGTTCTATTGTTGCAGAGATAATCCAAGTCTCCAAAATTGAAGAGGAAGATCGAATAAAGCATATTAAATCTATTCATGATCAAAATGCTGCAATAGTAAATCAGAACAAGATTTTAATAGCAGAAATTGAATCTTTCAAAAAAACAATTGCAGATAAAATTGAAAGTCAAAATATTGTAGAACAACAGAACACTAACAAAGAAGCTGAAATTGTAAAGTTAAAACAAGAACAAAAGCGATTATTGCAGCTAACCAATAGGTCTAAAGAAATTGATTCAACAATCAACTCATTAGAAAGAAAAAAAGAAAGTAGCATATCAATGATAAAATATTGGATTCTTTTATTTACTGAAATTGGAGCTATTAGCTTGTTCCTTTTTTCAATGATACTATACGTAATAAAAACAGATAATTTACAGAAAGATTATGTTGCTATATTTTCAACTTTGCCTGGCATTGTAAGCCTTGGAGCCTTTTCAATTTCAATACTATTGTTCATTCTAAAATTTAGAGATTCCACAATACTATCATTTAAAATAAAATACCAATCAATCAAGGAAGAGCAAATAAAATATTGGCTATCAAACAATCCAAATTATTCAGAATTAATAGAAGAAAGAAAGAATATTGATTCAAAAATCAAATCATATGAGTAA
- a CDS encoding endo-1,4-beta-xylanase — translation MKNNRTISQWGCYFLVLSMFMITGCAKDEIPEVKKTTTPTPTPADTIVPLKTLFGKMFPIGAAVASNQVLSSAIQYNTLRKHFSSITPENCMKPDAIERVKGVFTWAEADRIVAFAQANNMKVRGHCLTWHSQTPDWMFYDENGALLSKEVALKQLKEYITAVVSRYKGKIYAWDVVNEALSDWTPDANDMYRKDSPWYKICGDASYIDSAFVYAHRADPNAKLFYNDYNEIYGWKRNKIYNLVKGLKDRGIPIHGLGMQAHWNVGFSENDIRTTLDLYKTLGVDLQLTELDLSVYKSDTDASSTVYTTAFSESQELAYPKLFKIIADYKSYITGVTFWGVADDYTWLDKSDRKAFPFLLNTNHQPKKAYGAVQKMIKAL, via the coding sequence ATGAAAAACAATCGAACAATCTCGCAATGGGGATGCTATTTCCTTGTATTATCAATGTTTATGATCACAGGGTGTGCCAAAGATGAAATACCAGAAGTCAAAAAAACAACCACACCAACACCGACCCCTGCCGATACCATAGTCCCACTAAAAACCCTTTTTGGGAAAATGTTTCCCATCGGGGCAGCAGTAGCATCTAATCAAGTGCTTTCGAGTGCTATCCAATACAACACTTTAAGAAAACACTTTTCAAGTATTACTCCCGAAAACTGCATGAAGCCCGATGCCATAGAACGGGTAAAAGGAGTGTTTACATGGGCCGAAGCCGATCGCATTGTAGCCTTTGCTCAAGCCAACAACATGAAGGTCAGAGGACATTGTCTCACATGGCATTCGCAGACTCCCGACTGGATGTTCTATGATGAGAATGGAGCTCTGCTATCAAAAGAAGTAGCTTTAAAACAACTGAAAGAGTACATTACCGCCGTTGTGTCGCGATACAAAGGAAAGATATATGCCTGGGATGTAGTGAATGAGGCTTTGTCGGACTGGACTCCAGATGCCAACGATATGTATCGTAAAGATTCTCCCTGGTATAAGATTTGCGGAGATGCTTCGTATATCGACTCTGCATTTGTATATGCCCACCGTGCAGACCCCAATGCCAAGTTATTCTACAACGATTACAACGAGATCTACGGTTGGAAAAGAAATAAGATATACAATTTGGTAAAAGGACTCAAGGATAGGGGTATTCCGATACACGGGTTGGGGATGCAGGCGCACTGGAATGTGGGTTTCAGCGAAAACGACATCAGAACAACGCTGGATCTGTACAAAACATTGGGCGTCGATTTGCAATTGACCGAACTGGATTTATCTGTTTATAAATCGGATACCGATGCCTCATCGACAGTCTATACTACTGCCTTTTCGGAGAGTCAGGAACTTGCTTACCCCAAACTGTTTAAGATAATAGCAGATTATAAAAGCTATATTACCGGGGTAACATTCTGGGGTGTAGCCGATGATTATACATGGCTCGATAAGTCCGACAGAAAAGCTTTTCCATTTCTGTTGAATACAAACCATCAACCCAAAAAAGCTTATGGAGCTGTACAGAAAATGATTAAAGCGTTATAA
- a CDS encoding prolyl oligopeptidase family serine peptidase, producing the protein MKKIFLCVLLGTMMLPAMAQRIFPVNKYLVYGPVKVVSPVLCDSVNAKGEKFKAKSLLKTTFLPAKESDFQPVLCDTSNVFRLVQPNYGRTMTLLKFYVTSDRFASMKITVQSTCRFEVYVDGELGGEKQTVEDSLIHAMPEVVSIKAEPHRYEVLVKVFMDSKDKMIPAVQAEVSCSKNDKSTLFTVTTDPHRNLYILDYLVGKRPASVAVSPNGKLALVRYVTTLKDATKIGTTQVVEIGSGKCLLTDDNNAKGVGWMPLSNKLYYATKGLNGRELHILDPVTLEDRVLTDHLPDGDFTWGPDERFLIYTGYEYASTDDNGSLKRLLSPEDRQADWRKRSYLSLYDIASGVMQRLTYGKANVSLQDIRFDGKAILFKEERDVVTERPFTASSLYQLKLDSMKLDTLWHNDKFATSATYSPDGKQIAITGAAESFDGIGLNIAPGQISNMSDIQMYMMDVATKKITPLTKSFSPSVSSLAWSKTDGQIYLKVVDEDYVRLYAYNPQRNAFRKLPLTPDVITGVDLANHGSTLLYYGQTLQKPGLVYSYDLKSQREKLVADPSAERLKDIAYGKVEDWNFKSADSTLIKGRCYLPPAFDAAKKYPLIVFYYGGTTPTDRSFESRYPLSLYASMGYVVYTLQPSGAIGFGQEFSARHVNAWGEKTADEIILGTKLFCRQHTYVDSTHIGCIGASYGGFMTMYLQTKTDLFAAAISHAGISDISSYWGEGYWGYTYSGLAAAKSYPWNNRELYVDHSPLFNANKINTPLLLLHGTADTNVPMSESIRMYTALKVLGKPVEFIRVEGENHHVLDMQKRYDWQKTILAWFDKYLRSDSRWWNDMYKANPIEE; encoded by the coding sequence ATGAAGAAGATATTCCTGTGCGTGCTGCTGGGCACGATGATGTTGCCCGCGATGGCGCAACGTATTTTTCCCGTCAATAAATACCTGGTCTATGGCCCTGTGAAGGTGGTTTCCCCCGTATTGTGTGATTCGGTCAATGCAAAAGGGGAGAAGTTTAAGGCAAAATCGTTGCTGAAGACGACATTTCTACCGGCGAAGGAGAGCGATTTCCAACCGGTGCTGTGCGATACCAGCAATGTGTTTCGCTTGGTGCAGCCCAATTACGGTCGCACCATGACCTTGCTGAAGTTTTACGTGACGTCTGACCGCTTTGCTTCGATGAAAATCACGGTGCAATCTACCTGTCGCTTCGAAGTGTATGTGGATGGCGAACTGGGAGGGGAGAAGCAGACCGTAGAGGATAGCCTCATCCATGCCATGCCCGAGGTGGTTTCCATCAAGGCCGAACCGCACCGCTATGAGGTTTTGGTCAAAGTCTTTATGGATTCCAAAGATAAAATGATTCCTGCTGTGCAGGCGGAGGTGTCATGCTCCAAAAATGATAAGAGTACACTATTTACCGTAACGACTGATCCTCACCGTAACCTGTACATTTTAGATTATCTGGTAGGAAAACGACCGGCCTCTGTGGCTGTTTCTCCGAATGGGAAGTTGGCTCTGGTCAGATATGTGACGACGCTGAAAGATGCAACGAAGATCGGTACGACCCAGGTGGTTGAGATTGGTTCGGGAAAATGCCTGCTTACGGACGATAATAATGCAAAGGGAGTCGGTTGGATGCCGCTTTCGAATAAGTTGTACTATGCCACCAAAGGGTTGAACGGGCGCGAACTGCATATCTTGGATCCCGTGACACTGGAAGATCGTGTGCTGACCGATCACCTGCCGGATGGGGACTTCACCTGGGGACCGGATGAGCGCTTTCTCATTTACACCGGTTACGAATATGCTTCGACCGATGATAACGGTAGCCTCAAGCGTTTGCTTTCCCCCGAGGATCGTCAGGCCGACTGGCGCAAGCGCAGTTACCTGAGCCTGTATGACATTGCATCGGGTGTAATGCAGCGATTGACTTACGGCAAGGCGAATGTCTCATTGCAGGATATTCGTTTTGATGGAAAAGCCATTCTCTTTAAGGAGGAGAGGGATGTGGTTACCGAACGTCCTTTCACTGCAAGTTCGCTCTATCAGTTGAAGCTGGATAGCATGAAGCTTGATACTCTGTGGCATAATGATAAATTTGCCACTTCAGCCACCTATTCCCCTGATGGAAAACAAATCGCTATTACCGGTGCGGCCGAATCTTTTGACGGCATCGGACTAAACATTGCTCCGGGACAAATCTCGAATATGAGTGATATCCAGATGTACATGATGGATGTGGCAACTAAAAAGATTACCCCGTTGACCAAATCGTTTTCCCCCTCGGTATCTTCTTTGGCCTGGAGCAAGACGGACGGACAGATTTACCTGAAGGTGGTGGATGAGGATTACGTTCGTCTCTATGCTTACAATCCGCAGCGGAATGCTTTCCGTAAACTACCGCTGACTCCGGATGTGATTACGGGAGTTGATCTGGCGAATCATGGCTCAACACTATTATATTATGGACAAACCTTGCAAAAGCCCGGATTGGTTTATTCCTATGACCTGAAGTCACAACGGGAGAAACTGGTCGCTGACCCATCGGCAGAACGCCTGAAAGATATCGCTTATGGCAAGGTGGAGGATTGGAACTTCAAGTCAGCTGACAGTACTTTGATCAAAGGCCGTTGCTATCTGCCTCCTGCCTTTGACGCTGCTAAGAAATACCCGCTGATTGTCTTCTATTATGGCGGTACAACCCCTACCGACCGATCTTTCGAGAGTCGCTATCCCCTGAGCCTGTATGCTTCGATGGGGTACGTCGTATATACTTTGCAGCCCTCCGGAGCCATCGGGTTTGGACAGGAGTTTTCGGCCCGCCACGTCAATGCCTGGGGCGAAAAGACGGCGGATGAAATTATTCTGGGTACGAAACTTTTCTGCCGCCAGCACACTTATGTCGATTCTACTCACATCGGTTGCATCGGGGCTTCTTACGGCGGTTTTATGACGATGTATTTGCAGACGAAAACGGATCTGTTTGCCGCTGCCATTTCCCATGCCGGTATCAGTGATATTTCGAGCTACTGGGGCGAGGGGTATTGGGGCTACACCTATAGCGGATTGGCCGCTGCCAAAAGTTATCCGTGGAATAACCGGGAGCTTTACGTAGATCACAGCCCGCTTTTTAATGCTAATAAGATAAATACTCCGCTTTTGCTGTTGCACGGGACTGCTGATACGAATGTTCCGATGAGTGAGAGTATCCGGATGTACACTGCATTGAAGGTGTTGGGTAAGCCGGTCGAGTTTATCCGTGTGGAAGGGGAGAACCACCATGTGCTCGATATGCAGAAGCGTTACGATTGGCAAAAGACGATTCTGGCCTGGTTTGACAAATATCTGCGCAGCGATTCGCGTTGGTGGAACGATATGTACAAGGCGAATCCGATAGAGGAGTAG
- a CDS encoding REP-associated tyrosine transposase — MSRKYKFRNPEAVYFVSFTTINWIDVFTRSEYKHIIVDSLNHCIEKKGLIVYAWVIMSNHVHLVIESKGMALDDILRDMKKFTASEIIKAISNNLQESRKEWMLWMFERAGKKNPNNTRYQFWQQHNQPIELTRHAFGIDAAIDYIHENPVKAGFVDRAENYPFSSAVDFVGRKGLVNIVPCW; from the coding sequence ATGAGCCGAAAATATAAGTTTCGAAACCCAGAAGCGGTTTATTTTGTAAGCTTTACAACAATAAACTGGATAGATGTCTTTACCCGAAGTGAATATAAACATATCATCGTAGATAGCCTTAATCATTGCATTGAGAAAAAAGGATTAATCGTTTACGCATGGGTGATTATGAGCAATCATGTGCATTTGGTGATCGAAAGCAAAGGAATGGCCTTAGATGACATTCTACGCGACATGAAGAAATTCACTGCCTCTGAGATAATAAAAGCCATCTCTAATAATCTGCAGGAAAGTAGGAAGGAGTGGATGCTTTGGATGTTTGAACGTGCGGGTAAAAAGAACCCGAACAATACAAGATACCAATTCTGGCAGCAACATAATCAACCAATAGAATTAACCAGGCACGCTTTTGGTATTGATGCAGCGATAGACTATATCCATGAGAATCCGGTGAAAGCGGGTTTTGTTGACCGGGCCGAAAATTACCCATTCAGCAGTGCGGTTGACTTTGTAGGAAGAAAAGGATTGGTGAATATCGTTCCTTGCTGGTGA
- a CDS encoding C-GCAxxG-C-C family protein, producing MERKKQAAISCFQNGFNCSQAVLSTFSEELGLTTETALKISTCFGGGMRNGEVCGAITGGLMVIGLKYGHSKQGDDTTKTRAYQLTREFTQQFKEKHGTLLCRQLLGYDLSDPEQLAIIKEKQLFDTICPRIIEDVVEMVEKVGRE from the coding sequence ATGGAAAGAAAAAAACAAGCCGCAATCAGCTGTTTTCAGAATGGATTTAATTGCAGCCAGGCTGTTCTAAGTACCTTTAGCGAAGAATTAGGCTTGACTACAGAAACAGCATTAAAAATATCGACATGCTTTGGTGGTGGAATGCGAAATGGAGAAGTCTGTGGTGCTATCACTGGTGGATTGATGGTGATCGGCCTCAAATACGGTCATTCGAAACAAGGGGATGACACAACCAAAACCAGAGCCTATCAACTAACCCGTGAATTTACACAACAATTCAAGGAAAAGCACGGCACTCTTCTATGCCGGCAATTACTGGGTTATGATCTATCCGATCCGGAACAGCTTGCAATCATCAAAGAAAAGCAACTGTTTGATACCATTTGCCCGAGAATTATTGAAGATGTAGTCGAAATGGTGGAAAAGGTTGGAAGAGAATAA
- a CDS encoding nitroreductase family protein, translating to MTLKELLLHNRSYRRFDQSHFISQHTLVELIDLARLAPSARNMQPLRYVLVNDAEVNSQIFPCLAWAGYLKEWPGPVEGERPSAYIVITRDTTLCENIFCDDGLAIQTILLGAVEQGLGGCIIGAVNRRKVAELLAIDDQYEILYVLALGKPVETVVLEEMQEGKVQYWRDENQHHHVPKRSLGELVLKSIGNK from the coding sequence ATGACGCTCAAAGAACTTCTGCTGCATAATCGCAGTTATCGCCGGTTTGACCAATCCCATTTTATTTCCCAGCATACTTTAGTTGAATTAATAGACCTGGCTCGCCTGGCGCCATCCGCCCGCAATATGCAACCGCTCCGGTACGTATTGGTCAATGATGCGGAGGTGAATAGCCAAATCTTTCCCTGTCTGGCATGGGCCGGTTATCTCAAAGAGTGGCCCGGACCGGTGGAAGGTGAACGCCCTTCGGCCTACATTGTCATTACCCGCGATACAACTTTGTGTGAAAATATATTCTGCGATGATGGCCTGGCGATACAAACCATCCTGTTGGGGGCCGTGGAGCAAGGGCTTGGCGGCTGCATTATCGGTGCGGTTAATCGCCGTAAGGTGGCTGAGCTGCTGGCTATTGATGATCAGTATGAGATTCTCTATGTATTGGCGCTGGGCAAACCGGTAGAAACGGTGGTGCTTGAGGAGATGCAGGAGGGCAAAGTGCAGTACTGGCGCGATGAGAATCAGCATCATCATGTGCCGAAACGTTCTCTGGGCGAACTGGTTCTTAAATCAATTGGCAATAAATAG